Within the Calditerricola satsumensis genome, the region CGAGGTGAAGCACACCGAACACGGCGATGCCATCCTGCGCAATTTCCTCTACGAGGTTTGCGGCTGCCGCGGCGGGTGGACGATGGACACCTTCATCGAGGACGCCGTGGCCGACATTCGCCGCCAGGTGGGCGACAAGAAGGTGCTCTGCGCGCTGAGTGGCGGCGTCGACTCGGCGGTGACGGCGGCCCTCGTCCACCGGGCCATCGGGGATCAGCTGACGTGCATGTTCGTCGACCACGGCCTGCTGCGCAAAGGGGAAGCGGAGAGCGTCATGCGCACCTTTGAAGGCCGCTTCGGGATGAAGGTGATCCGCATCGACGCGCGGGAGCGGTTTTTGCGCAAGCTCTCCGGCGTCACCGATCCCGAAGAAAAGCGCAAGATCATCGGCCACGAGTTCATCCGCGTCTTTGAAGAGGAAGCGGCCAAGCTGGAGGGGATGGAGTTCCTGGCCCAGGGCACGCTGTATACCGACGTCATCGAGAGCGGTACGGATACGGCGCAGACGATCAAGTCGCACCACAACGTGGGTGGCCTGCCCGCGAACATGAAGATGAAGCTGCTCGAACCCTTGAACACGCTGTTCAAGGATGAGGTGCGCAAGGTGGGCGAGCAGCTTGGCCTTCCTGCGGAGATCGTCTGGCGCCAGCCCTTCCCCGGGCCGGGCTTGGCCATCCGCGTCATCGGCGAGGTGACGGAGGAGAAGCTGGCCATTGTCCGCGAGTCGGACGCCATCCTGCGCGAGGAGATCCAGCGCGCCGGTTTGGACCGCGAGATCTGGCAGTACTTCACCGTCCTCACCGGGCTGCGCAGCGTCGGCGTGATGGGCGACGCCCGCACCTACGCCTACACGGTGGCCATCCGCGCGGTCACGTCCGTCGACGGAATGACGGCCGATTGGGCGCGCATCCCCTACGACGTCCTGGAGCGGATTTCGAGCCGCATCGTGAACGAGGTGGACGGCGTCAATCGCGTCGTGTACGACATCACGTCGAAGCCGCCGGCGACGATCGAGTGGGAATAAGGGGAAGCCGCGCATTCGGATGGCAAGGATGAACCGGCATGGCAATGGAGGGCGAAAGATCCTCGCCCTCCTTTCCTTTATTGTTCGGTTTTTGCTTGACATGGGGACGCCTTTGACGTACGATGAGGTTGGCAATCCGAACGTTGCATGCAATGCAGCACGAAAATGTCCGCTTTTGGCGGCGCGAGGAGGATTGGCCATGTTGGAACGCTTCTTTCAGCTGCGCGCCAACCGCACCAGCGTGCGCACGGAACTGATCGCCGGTTTCACCACCTACGTGACGATGGCCTACATCCTGTTCCTCAACCCGGCCATCCTGTCGGCCACCGGCATGGACAAGAACGCCGTCTTCTTCGCCACGGCGGTGGGGGCGGCCCTGGTCACCATCGCCATGGGCCTGCTTGTCAACTACCCCGTCGC harbors:
- the guaA gene encoding glutamine-hydrolyzing GMP synthase codes for the protein MQKPSELVVVLDFGGQYNQLIARRIRELGVYSELVSYRTPVSDIAALRPKGIVFSGGPASVYEPDAPRVDPAIYALGVPILGICYGMQLMTHQLGGAVARAEVREYGKAVIQVDTASPLFRGLDAEQVVWMSHSDHVTALPEGFVVDARTANAPVAAMHHPERRLFAVQFHPEVKHTEHGDAILRNFLYEVCGCRGGWTMDTFIEDAVADIRRQVGDKKVLCALSGGVDSAVTAALVHRAIGDQLTCMFVDHGLLRKGEAESVMRTFEGRFGMKVIRIDARERFLRKLSGVTDPEEKRKIIGHEFIRVFEEEAAKLEGMEFLAQGTLYTDVIESGTDTAQTIKSHHNVGGLPANMKMKLLEPLNTLFKDEVRKVGEQLGLPAEIVWRQPFPGPGLAIRVIGEVTEEKLAIVRESDAILREEIQRAGLDREIWQYFTVLTGLRSVGVMGDARTYAYTVAIRAVTSVDGMTADWARIPYDVLERISSRIVNEVDGVNRVVYDITSKPPATIEWE